A region from the Hydrogenimonas sp. genome encodes:
- a CDS encoding type cbb3 cytochrome oxidase biogenesis protein CcoS: MSSGILAMMLGISTLLGALGLLALLWGHRTGQFEDHHKFIDGALYDGEEELKDAILMEKKRKEAKERALEEKRKDKRVMPD; the protein is encoded by the coding sequence TTGAGCTCCGGAATTCTGGCGATGATGCTCGGCATCTCCACACTGCTCGGCGCACTGGGACTGCTGGCGCTTCTGTGGGGGCACAGGACAGGTCAGTTCGAAGATCACCACAAATTCATAGACGGCGCTCTCTACGACGGAGAAGAGGAGCTCAAAGACGCGATCTTGATGGAGAAGAAGCGCAAAGAGGCGAAAGAGCGTGCGCTCGAAGAGAAGCGTAAAGACAAAAGGGTTATGCCCGATTAG
- a CDS encoding D-glycero-D-manno-heptose 1,7-bisphosphate phosphatase, whose protein sequence is MKKALFLDRDGVINIDHGYVSRIEDFEFVEGILDLVYEAQKRGYLPIVVTNQSGIGRGYYSPDDFERLTSWMLEKMRERGIVIDRSHVLHCPHSPDTGCGCRKPMPGMFLEARERFEIDMPNSWMIGDKPGDIEAAERAGVGHTYLTEKNRRIDIKDLHGF, encoded by the coding sequence ATGAAGAAGGCGCTATTTCTCGACCGGGACGGTGTGATAAACATAGACCACGGCTATGTAAGCAGAATCGAGGATTTCGAGTTCGTAGAGGGCATCCTGGATCTTGTTTACGAAGCCCAGAAGAGAGGCTACCTGCCGATAGTGGTGACAAATCAGTCCGGGATAGGGAGGGGATACTACTCTCCGGACGATTTCGAAAGGCTCACATCGTGGATGTTGGAAAAGATGCGTGAAAGGGGCATTGTGATCGACCGTTCACATGTGCTTCACTGCCCCCACTCTCCCGATACGGGGTGCGGGTGCCGCAAACCGATGCCCGGAATGTTTCTGGAGGCCAGAGAGAGGTTCGAGATAGATATGCCGAACTCATGGATGATAGGCGACAAACCAGGCGACATAGAGGCGGCTGAAAGGGCTGGAGTCGGACACACCTATCTGACGGAGAAGAACCGAAGAATCGATATAAAGGATCTGCATGGATTTTAA
- a CDS encoding ADP-L-glycero-D-manno-heptose-6-epimerase: MDFNGKSILITGGAGFIGSNLAHRFQESFPGAEVVVFDLFRTGETFDNGNLKSFGHYKNLKGFKGEIISGDITKKEDLERLEDFSFDYIFHEAAISDTTVYDQKIMIDTNLNAFKDLLKMAKKMDAAIIYASSGATYGNAPAPQTVGREDPANIYGFSKLAMDNLAYEWMKKSDLPIVGLRYFNVYGPREFFKNRTASMVLQFGHQILAGKNPKLFEGSDTILRDFIYIDDVIQANIKACNPKRSGVYNVGTGKARSFQDIVDILQKELGTSLECEYIPNPYIGQYQFFTQADIEPTREFLGYEPEVTLEEGIRRYVPEIVRLFKEEVDGR; the protein is encoded by the coding sequence ATGGATTTTAACGGCAAAAGCATACTCATAACCGGAGGGGCCGGTTTCATAGGCTCCAATCTGGCGCACCGTTTTCAGGAGAGTTTCCCCGGGGCCGAGGTGGTGGTTTTCGACCTATTCCGCACCGGCGAAACCTTCGACAACGGAAACCTCAAGAGCTTCGGCCACTACAAAAACCTCAAAGGCTTCAAGGGTGAGATAATTTCCGGAGACATAACCAAAAAAGAGGATCTCGAGCGCCTCGAAGATTTCAGTTTCGACTACATATTCCACGAGGCGGCGATAAGCGACACCACGGTTTACGACCAGAAGATAATGATAGATACCAACCTGAACGCCTTCAAGGATCTTCTGAAGATGGCGAAAAAGATGGATGCGGCGATAATCTACGCAAGCTCCGGCGCCACATACGGAAACGCACCCGCACCGCAGACGGTCGGGCGTGAAGACCCGGCGAACATCTACGGTTTCAGCAAGCTCGCCATGGACAACCTCGCCTACGAGTGGATGAAAAAGAGCGACCTGCCGATAGTGGGACTCCGCTACTTCAACGTCTACGGCCCGAGGGAGTTTTTCAAAAACAGAACCGCCTCGATGGTACTGCAGTTCGGCCACCAGATACTCGCCGGCAAAAACCCCAAACTCTTCGAAGGCTCCGACACGATTCTTCGCGACTTCATATACATAGACGACGTAATACAGGCAAACATAAAAGCGTGCAACCCAAAAAGAAGCGGCGTCTACAACGTAGGAACCGGAAAAGCGAGAAGCTTCCAGGATATCGTCGACATACTCCAAAAAGAGCTCGGCACTAGTCTGGAGTGCGAATATATTCCCAACCCCTACATAGGGCAGTACCAGTTCTTCACCCAGGCGGACATAGAGCCGACGAGAGAGTTTTTGGGGTATGAGCCCGAAGTGACGCTCGAAGAGGGAATCCGGCGGTATGTTCCGGAGATTGTTCGGCTTTTCAAGGAAGAAGTCGATGGTCGATAG
- a CDS encoding S23 ribosomal — MKCENMDVWKKSASVSSEIYLQLREFKDFSFKDQLTRSGLSVPSNIAEWLERKSEQEKIRFLDIARASIAEAKTQIYIGMKIDYIPVEKGKSWIAEYESIGKMLTALINSIQNRSAEKTDDH, encoded by the coding sequence GTGAAGTGTGAAAATATGGATGTTTGGAAAAAATCTGCGTCTGTGAGTTCCGAAATATATTTACAACTTAGAGAGTTCAAAGATTTCAGTTTCAAAGATCAGTTAACCCGTTCCGGTTTGTCTGTTCCGAGCAATATAGCAGAGTGGTTGGAGAGAAAATCCGAACAGGAGAAGATCCGTTTTTTGGATATTGCAAGAGCTTCCATAGCTGAAGCCAAAACCCAAATCTATATTGGCATGAAAATAGACTATATTCCGGTAGAAAAAGGTAAAAGCTGGATAGCGGAATATGAAAGTATCGGAAAAATGCTTACTGCGTTGATAAACAGTATCCAGAACAGAAGTGCGGAGAAAACCGATGACCATTGA
- a CDS encoding ADP-heptose synthase /D-glycero-beta-D-manno-heptose 7-phosphate kinase, giving the protein MRKYQTLKPSVLVIGDLMIDHYLWGKTERISPEAPVPVIDVQNESEVLGGAGNVVNNLVALGADVSVASVIGMDENGKRLAKMLEELGVGSDTLVLERGRRTTRKSRVIASHQQVIRFDSESRQEIGKESEEKILSLVRSRLPETDIILLSDYGKGVLSDSLTRRIIGMARDGGVKVLVDPKGRDYSKYEGATLVTPNKKEASEATGIAIVDKDSLREAGFRLKNGLGLDMAMITLSEEGMAIFDETMRSIPTVAREVYDVTGAGDTVLSTLGFVLGAGGDIDEAARIANAAAAVVVGKLGSATATWDEIIAYETTLHDSTTEHRIKDKKELEESVERLKNEGKRIVFTNGCFDILHLGHVKYLEKAKSFGDVLIVGVNSDASVKRLKGESRPVNPQFDRAYLLAALDAVDFVTIFDEDTPYDLIKAVRPDVLVKGGDYEGKEVVGSDIAKEVRLVDFVDGKSTTGIIENINKKGKQ; this is encoded by the coding sequence ATGCGTAAATACCAAACCCTAAAACCTTCGGTGCTGGTCATCGGAGACCTGATGATAGACCATTATCTGTGGGGAAAGACGGAGCGTATCTCCCCGGAGGCGCCTGTACCGGTCATAGATGTACAAAACGAGAGCGAGGTGCTAGGCGGTGCGGGCAATGTCGTAAACAACCTCGTGGCGCTCGGTGCGGATGTCAGTGTCGCCTCAGTTATAGGTATGGATGAGAACGGAAAGCGGCTTGCGAAGATGCTTGAAGAGCTCGGCGTCGGCAGCGATACACTGGTTTTGGAGCGGGGAAGAAGGACTACGAGGAAGAGCCGGGTTATTGCTTCGCATCAGCAGGTGATCCGCTTCGACAGCGAGAGTAGACAGGAGATAGGCAAAGAGAGCGAAGAGAAGATACTATCCCTTGTCCGAAGCAGGCTGCCCGAAACGGATATAATTCTGCTCTCCGACTACGGCAAGGGTGTCCTGAGCGACTCCCTGACGCGTCGGATAATCGGCATGGCGAGAGACGGAGGGGTCAAGGTGCTGGTAGACCCCAAAGGGAGAGACTACTCCAAGTACGAGGGTGCGACACTGGTGACTCCCAACAAGAAGGAGGCGAGCGAAGCGACCGGCATAGCCATCGTCGACAAAGATTCTCTTAGAGAGGCCGGCTTCAGGCTCAAAAACGGACTCGGACTGGATATGGCTATGATAACCCTCTCCGAGGAGGGGATGGCGATATTCGACGAGACGATGAGGAGCATCCCGACGGTGGCCAGAGAGGTCTACGACGTAACGGGGGCGGGAGATACGGTGCTCTCCACACTCGGCTTCGTCCTGGGTGCCGGAGGCGACATCGACGAAGCGGCACGAATAGCCAACGCGGCGGCGGCCGTAGTGGTGGGCAAGCTGGGCAGCGCCACCGCTACATGGGATGAGATAATAGCCTACGAGACGACCCTGCACGACTCTACGACGGAGCACCGCATAAAAGATAAAAAAGAGCTCGAAGAGAGTGTCGAAAGGCTCAAAAACGAAGGTAAACGCATAGTTTTCACAAACGGATGTTTCGATATACTTCACCTCGGACATGTGAAGTATCTGGAGAAGGCCAAAAGCTTCGGGGACGTTCTGATAGTCGGGGTCAACTCCGACGCTTCGGTAAAACGCCTCAAGGGTGAGAGCCGTCCGGTCAACCCTCAATTCGACAGGGCCTATCTTCTTGCGGCGCTGGATGCCGTCGATTTCGTCACGATTTTCGACGAAGATACCCCCTACGACCTCATAAAGGCGGTCAGGCCGGATGTGCTGGTAAAAGGCGGGGACTACGAAGGCAAAGAGGTGGTCGGCAGCGATATTGCGAAAGAGGTCAGGCTGGTCGACTTTGTAGATGGAAAAAGTACTACCGGGATTATAGAAAATATCAACAAAAAGGGGAAACAGTGA
- a CDS encoding phosphoheptose isomerase 1, protein MLTVIENELEAHRKTLESVIEGLQHFIYSLGVIATETLEGGNKILLCGNGGSAADAQHIAAELTGRYKIERRGLPAIALTTDTSALTAIGNDYGYEQVFSRQVEALAQKGDLLIAISTSGNSPNVIYAIEKAKEMGCRAVGLSGKGGGKMNDVCDLNIIVPSDDTARIQEMHILIGHIVCQLIDNEYR, encoded by the coding sequence ATGCTTACGGTAATAGAGAATGAGCTCGAGGCGCACAGAAAGACTCTCGAGAGTGTAATAGAAGGGCTGCAGCACTTCATCTACTCTCTGGGTGTAATAGCTACCGAGACGCTCGAAGGCGGCAACAAGATACTTCTTTGCGGCAACGGCGGGAGCGCGGCCGACGCACAGCATATAGCCGCCGAACTGACCGGGCGCTACAAGATCGAGCGCAGAGGGCTTCCGGCTATTGCGCTTACTACTGATACATCGGCTCTCACAGCCATAGGCAACGATTACGGCTACGAGCAGGTCTTCTCGAGGCAGGTCGAAGCGCTTGCACAGAAGGGCGACCTTCTCATCGCCATCTCCACCAGCGGAAACAGCCCCAACGTGATATACGCTATCGAAAAGGCGAAGGAGATGGGGTGCCGTGCGGTAGGACTGAGCGGCAAAGGGGGTGGAAAGATGAACGATGTCTGCGACCTGAACATCATCGTTCCCTCCGACGATACGGCCAGAATTCAGGAGATGCACATACTCATAGGCCACATAGTCTGCCAGCTGATCGATAACGAATACAGGTAG
- a CDS encoding ADP-heptose--lipooligosaccharide heptosyltransferase II, with the protein MKILIELPTWLGDAVMATPALENLFAAYPEAEITIVGSYVSTEALKVHPRINRVVIDKTKSGGFRPLNIYRLSKELQKHDLALSFRSHFYSKLLLLLTGTPKRYIYKKTSIDHRLSTIDSAQSAAHQVQRYQSFINGITGRNDLPGPLKLYWPAKSFERQTLGINPGATYGSAKRWYPEKFAEVAAELSDRFDILIFGGPGERKIAADIERAVHEKGVEKVKNIAGETTIPELCSLIGGLDLFITGDSGPMHIAAAYSVPTVAVFGPTRHKETCQWMNQKSVIVRHDLECAPCMKRTCPIKTHECMKGIEASEVTEAANRLLESM; encoded by the coding sequence ATGAAGATACTCATAGAGCTTCCCACATGGCTGGGCGACGCCGTCATGGCCACACCAGCACTGGAAAACCTCTTCGCAGCCTACCCGGAGGCCGAAATCACGATAGTAGGCTCATACGTCTCAACGGAGGCGCTAAAGGTACACCCTCGCATAAATCGCGTAGTTATAGACAAGACAAAATCCGGCGGCTTCCGCCCGCTCAACATCTACCGCCTCTCAAAAGAGCTGCAAAAGCACGATCTAGCACTAAGCTTCCGCAGCCACTTCTATTCAAAACTTCTCCTTCTGCTCACCGGCACACCGAAAAGATATATCTACAAAAAAACCTCCATCGACCATCGACTATCGACCATCGACTCGGCGCAAAGCGCCGCCCACCAAGTCCAACGCTACCAATCCTTCATAAACGGCATAACAGGCCGAAACGACCTCCCCGGACCGCTCAAGCTCTACTGGCCGGCAAAGAGCTTCGAGAGACAGACACTCGGCATTAACCCGGGCGCGACATACGGCAGCGCAAAACGTTGGTATCCCGAAAAGTTCGCAGAAGTCGCCGCAGAGCTTTCCGACAGGTTCGACATACTAATCTTCGGAGGGCCGGGAGAGAGGAAGATAGCGGCGGATATCGAGAGAGCGGTACATGAAAAGGGTGTTGAAAAGGTCAAAAACATAGCGGGCGAAACCACAATTCCCGAGCTCTGCTCGCTCATAGGCGGACTCGATCTATTCATCACAGGAGACAGCGGCCCGATGCATATAGCCGCCGCCTACTCGGTCCCGACCGTAGCCGTTTTCGGCCCCACCAGACACAAAGAGACCTGCCAGTGGATGAACCAAAAGAGTGTAATAGTCAGACATGATCTCGAGTGCGCTCCCTGCATGAAGCGTACATGTCCCATAAAGACACACGAGTGCATGAAAGGTATAGAGGCTTCGGAAGTCACAGAGGCGGCGAATCGCCTTTTGGAAAGTATGTGA
- a CDS encoding putative two-domain glycosyltransferase — MRVSLIVTTYNRPDALELVLESALNQKTPPHEIVVADDGSRDETKRVVEKMTANSAVPILHAWQEDEGFRAAMSRNRAIAMSSGEYIVMIDGDMILHPLFIKDHIEASEKGCFVQGGRVLLTKAATDEALERGRISFSIFSKSVKNRKNALRCSLLSSLFSKKSRSLRGIRTCNFALFRDEVLAVNGFDNRFTGWGREDSEFAARLLNRGLVRKDLRFAAVAYHLYHEESTRESLAENDMRLRRTIEEKLVRCEEGIDRFIKEPK; from the coding sequence GTGAGAGTATCGCTCATAGTTACCACCTACAACCGCCCCGATGCGCTGGAGTTGGTCCTCGAAAGCGCGCTGAACCAGAAGACTCCTCCCCATGAGATAGTCGTGGCCGACGACGGCAGCCGTGATGAGACGAAAAGGGTGGTGGAGAAGATGACCGCAAACAGTGCCGTGCCGATACTCCACGCCTGGCAGGAGGATGAGGGGTTCAGAGCCGCAATGTCACGCAACCGGGCTATAGCTATGAGCAGCGGCGAGTATATCGTGATGATAGACGGAGATATGATTCTTCATCCGCTCTTCATAAAAGACCATATCGAAGCATCCGAAAAGGGGTGTTTCGTGCAGGGGGGAAGGGTGCTTTTGACCAAGGCTGCCACAGACGAGGCGCTCGAGAGGGGAAGAATCTCCTTTTCGATCTTTTCGAAATCGGTAAAGAACAGGAAAAACGCCCTCAGATGCAGTCTGCTGAGCTCGCTTTTTTCGAAAAAGAGCCGCTCTTTGAGGGGCATCAGAACCTGCAACTTCGCACTTTTCAGAGATGAAGTTCTGGCCGTGAACGGCTTCGACAACCGCTTCACAGGGTGGGGGCGCGAAGACAGCGAGTTCGCCGCAAGGCTTCTGAACAGGGGCCTTGTCAGAAAAGATCTGAGATTTGCGGCGGTAGCCTACCACCTCTACCATGAAGAGAGCACAAGAGAGTCTCTGGCCGAAAACGATATGAGGCTAAGACGCACTATCGAAGAGAAATTGGTGCGGTGCGAAGAGGGGATCGACAGATTCATCAAGGAGCCAAAATGA
- a CDS encoding putative two-domain glycosyltransferase, which translates to MVERISVTILTKNSERRLARCLDALREFDEVLIVDNGSSDDTLEIASKYPNVRVLEHEFTGFGPLKNFAAKEAKNDWIFSVDSDEVATRQLIESIKELDPEKIENIYSVERLNHYGNRPVKCCGWYPDIVMRIFNRSSTSFSDALVHESLIVPPGIEPKVLRGELLHYPFESVESLIAKMQSYSTLYAKQSDKPSSPAKAFWRATFAFFRNYFLQRGFMYGYEGLLISVSNANGVFYKYMKLYEKREAKR; encoded by the coding sequence ATGGTTGAACGAATCAGCGTAACTATTTTGACGAAGAATTCTGAGCGCCGTCTTGCACGCTGTCTCGATGCGCTGAGAGAGTTCGACGAAGTTCTTATAGTCGATAACGGATCGAGCGACGATACGCTTGAAATTGCCTCGAAATATCCGAATGTAAGGGTATTGGAGCATGAGTTCACCGGCTTCGGTCCGCTGAAGAACTTCGCCGCAAAAGAGGCGAAAAACGACTGGATATTTTCTGTAGACAGCGACGAAGTGGCAACGCGGCAGCTGATAGAGTCGATAAAAGAGCTCGATCCCGAAAAGATTGAAAACATCTACTCCGTAGAGCGTCTCAACCACTACGGAAACAGGCCTGTAAAGTGCTGCGGATGGTACCCAGACATAGTGATGAGAATATTCAACAGAAGCTCTACATCTTTCAGCGACGCCCTGGTGCACGAGTCGCTTATCGTCCCGCCGGGTATAGAGCCGAAAGTTTTGAGAGGGGAGCTTCTACACTACCCGTTCGAGAGTGTCGAATCTCTGATAGCCAAGATGCAGAGCTACTCCACACTCTACGCGAAGCAGAGCGACAAGCCCTCATCTCCGGCAAAAGCCTTCTGGCGTGCAACCTTCGCATTTTTCAGAAACTACTTTCTGCAAAGAGGTTTCATGTACGGCTACGAAGGGCTTCTCATAAGCGTCTCGAACGCCAACGGGGTCTTTTACAAATATATGAAGCTCTATGAGAAGAGAGAGGCGAAAAGGTGA
- a CDS encoding lipopolysaccharide heptosyltransferase III, whose product MYRRILLIVQRSNGDVFLSSPLVERLHESYPEAKIDMLVNRDTLAIAKTLPHIETVHTYDYGWKKMGFFERVQKEIGLAKSIFGGYDLAVNLTASDRSVLYARIAGKRAVSCVEKEPVKSWWKRLVLSAHFDFDPQRHIVEHTHMPLKLLGIEPKKMEVHAMVPEAAKEELKDLPFDTSAPFLIFHPSAQYDYKIYPKELRDRLLKMLSGLDIPVAVTGGPGGIDMRISSELPDLPNIYNLIGKTSLAGYMALCEKSKAYIGMDTLNMHIAAALNRRVFAIFGPTLPQIWSPWCNELQRATKLSAPVQSYGNITIFQADMPCVACGKAGCDDRHGRSDCLYAIDPHTIFNEVKRWLNESA is encoded by the coding sequence ATGTATAGGAGAATTCTCCTGATAGTACAGCGCTCCAACGGAGATGTCTTTCTATCCTCTCCCCTTGTAGAGAGGCTGCACGAAAGCTACCCGGAAGCGAAGATAGACATGCTGGTAAACCGCGACACTCTCGCCATAGCGAAAACTCTGCCCCACATCGAAACAGTCCACACCTATGACTACGGGTGGAAAAAGATGGGCTTTTTCGAAAGAGTGCAAAAGGAGATAGGGCTTGCGAAAAGCATCTTCGGCGGCTACGATCTGGCCGTAAATCTGACCGCGAGCGATAGAAGCGTACTCTACGCACGTATAGCCGGCAAAAGGGCGGTCTCATGTGTTGAGAAGGAGCCCGTAAAATCGTGGTGGAAGCGCCTCGTTCTGAGCGCTCACTTCGACTTCGACCCGCAGAGGCATATTGTCGAACATACACATATGCCGCTGAAACTGCTGGGAATAGAACCTAAAAAGATGGAGGTTCACGCCATGGTGCCCGAAGCTGCAAAAGAGGAGCTGAAAGATCTCCCTTTCGACACCTCCGCCCCTTTTCTGATATTTCACCCCTCGGCGCAGTACGACTACAAAATCTACCCGAAAGAGCTTAGAGACCGCCTGCTCAAGATGCTGAGCGGACTAGACATTCCCGTAGCGGTAACGGGCGGCCCGGGCGGGATAGATATGAGAATATCGTCGGAGCTCCCCGATCTTCCGAATATCTATAACCTCATAGGAAAAACATCTCTGGCCGGCTACATGGCTCTGTGCGAAAAGTCGAAAGCGTATATAGGTATGGATACGCTGAATATGCACATAGCCGCCGCTCTGAACAGGAGAGTTTTCGCGATATTCGGCCCCACGCTTCCGCAGATATGGTCTCCGTGGTGCAATGAGCTGCAGAGGGCGACAAAGCTCAGCGCACCGGTGCAAAGCTACGGCAACATCACGATCTTCCAGGCCGATATGCCCTGTGTGGCGTGCGGCAAAGCGGGATGCGACGACAGGCACGGCAGGAGCGACTGCCTCTATGCCATAGATCCGCATACGATTTTCAACGAGGTAAAAAGATGGTTGAACGAATCAGCGTAA
- a CDS encoding putative O-antigen biosynthesis protein precursor — protein sequence MEINIRRVAIPKREKLELWMNYIIVALGFTLPISIAVNNMLLAIFLVLWLLAGDFRRRWRKIRGNRAAVAILIFFALHIAALIYSRDPATGLKEIITREQLLLFMPLFLSVLRPEFVKKALSAFLLAMMISEVLSYAMYFDLVHIPWHDYAKEPYPTPFVSHLSYSPMVAFAVILLIHRIIYGDESRAEKSLYLFFMITMSLNIFISGGRAGQIGFIVILLFYLAYQFRKEFRKMAALLGIALAAIVVVFFLNRPFHDRMMLAYHNVANFKNNPHTSVGHRINFTLNSWELFKERPIFGFGTGAFEKEYKRINEKLTPKVRATSQPHNFYMLTLVQFGIVGLLLLLYIFYALFKTARKIDDTYRGVRYSLLVLYLTIMLSDSYLLGHYTTLFFAYMAALLFSSRVEDV from the coding sequence ATGGAGATAAATATCAGAAGAGTGGCGATTCCAAAAAGAGAGAAGCTCGAGCTCTGGATGAACTACATTATAGTCGCACTGGGCTTCACGCTTCCAATCTCAATCGCGGTGAACAATATGCTGCTGGCCATATTCCTGGTTCTCTGGCTTCTTGCCGGCGACTTCAGGCGGAGATGGCGGAAGATTCGCGGCAACAGGGCGGCGGTGGCTATTTTGATCTTTTTCGCTCTCCATATCGCGGCGCTCATCTACAGCAGAGATCCGGCAACAGGACTCAAAGAGATTATAACCAGAGAGCAGCTGCTGCTCTTCATGCCCCTTTTTCTGTCTGTTCTTCGCCCGGAGTTTGTCAAAAAGGCGTTAAGCGCATTTCTGCTGGCTATGATGATCTCCGAAGTTCTCTCCTACGCTATGTATTTCGACCTGGTTCATATTCCCTGGCACGACTACGCCAAAGAGCCGTACCCGACACCGTTCGTAAGCCACCTCTCCTACTCTCCGATGGTCGCTTTCGCAGTGATTTTGCTGATTCACAGAATCATCTACGGGGATGAGAGCAGGGCGGAGAAGAGTCTCTACCTCTTTTTCATGATCACCATGTCGCTCAATATCTTCATAAGCGGTGGGAGAGCGGGGCAGATAGGTTTTATCGTGATACTCCTCTTCTACCTGGCCTACCAGTTCAGAAAGGAGTTCAGGAAGATGGCGGCACTGCTGGGCATCGCACTGGCGGCTATTGTAGTGGTCTTTTTCTTAAACAGGCCCTTTCACGACAGGATGATGCTGGCCTACCACAACGTCGCGAACTTCAAAAACAACCCGCACACTTCGGTAGGCCACAGGATCAACTTCACGCTCAACTCCTGGGAGCTCTTCAAGGAGCGCCCGATCTTCGGCTTCGGTACCGGGGCTTTCGAAAAGGAGTACAAGCGGATAAACGAAAAACTCACCCCGAAGGTCCGCGCAACCTCCCAGCCGCACAACTTCTATATGCTGACACTCGTCCAGTTCGGCATCGTAGGGCTTCTGCTGCTGCTCTACATCTTCTACGCACTCTTCAAAACGGCACGCAAGATAGATGATACCTACCGCGGTGTGCGCTACTCCCTGCTGGTTCTCTACCTTACCATAATGTTGAGCGACTCCTACCTGCTCGGACACTACACCACGCTCTTTTTCGCCTATATGGCTGCGCTTCTTTTCAGTTCTAGGGTAGAGGATGTATAG